The Rhododendron vialii isolate Sample 1 chromosome 5a, ASM3025357v1 genome contains a region encoding:
- the LOC131327721 gene encoding uncharacterized protein LOC131327721, with the protein MEAVTSDPPLHHRHKRPKETQDHTTTTTILDLPSDITCDIVSRLPLNSIFTCKRVCSSFRNLTLEPFFPRLHLPRSPLCLILHCRSNRLHPITLGFLPLDDSLVDLCRRGATMKFRTEIGNPADVQILKCGNVF; encoded by the exons ATGGAAGCAGTAACCTCCgatccaccactccaccaccgccacaaACGCCCCAAGGAAACACAAGACCACACCACCACAACCACGATTTTAGACCTCCCATCTGACATAACATGCGACATTGTATCTCGGCTCCCTCTCAACTCCATCTTCACCTGCAAACGCGTCTGCTCCTCGTTCCGGAACCTAACCCTAGAACCATTTTTCCCTCGCCTGCACCTCCCAAGGTCTCCTCTCTGCCTCATCCTCCACTGCCGCTCCAACCGCCTCCACCCAATCACCCTCGGGTTTCTCCCACTGGACGATTCCCTAGTCGATCTGTGCCGCCGGGGAGCCACCATGAAGTTCCGGACTGAAATAGGAAACCCTGCCG ATGTGCAGATCCTGAAATGTGGGAATGTTTTTTGA